A part of Periophthalmus magnuspinnatus isolate fPerMag1 chromosome 14, fPerMag1.2.pri, whole genome shotgun sequence genomic DNA contains:
- the wdr44 gene encoding WD repeat-containing protein 44: protein MASDTSDTEEFYDAPEDVNFTPSPKVSPAKFVLPSPKLVQRSPNTVDEDSSESTPAAAIQQDDSLQIIDSIIEESQKGSVGEVAQLLDKLNVDVKAEPEPVEESEAQDVPVERVEAGELPVERGEEQIQGAETNGACSDAGPEPEPLDIPDPTGASQECVQPPDITSALGQPDGARTGPEVEPRPADLLEQVSLSDHPVDSDPSGPSKPPRQFTVEPDIVASTKKPPPSRPPPPSGGPPPRPPPPSRQTLPSKKSQESLRPSGLEVSAVSPISPEVLEPSGLLSPSSTVRSLTKDLQHSLDLASATSGDKVVTAQENEDEQPCSQSGSPSQGPQRPRSNSGRELTDEEILASVMIKNLDTGEEIPLIQAEEKLPAGINPLTLHIMRRTKEYITNDAAQSDDDDKPSAPMTDTDGGKLKQKTTQLKKFLGKSVKKAKHLAEEYGEKAVNKVKSVRDEVFHTDQDDPSSSDDEGMPYTRPAKFKAAHSLKGPFDFDQIKVVQDLSGEHMGAVWTMKFSHCGRLLATAGQDNVVRIWVLKTAFDYFHNMRIKYNTEGRVSPSPSQESLCSSKSDTEQAASCVPEDPETDDRSAPFRQVPFCKYKGHTADLLDLSWSKNFFLLSSSMDKTVRLWHISRRECLCCFQHIDFVTAIAFHPRDDRYFLSGSLDGKLRLWNIPDKKVALWNEVDGQTRLITAANFCQNGKYAVIGTYDGRCIFYDTERLKYHTQIHVRSTRGRNKVGRKITGIEPLPGENKILVTSNDSRIRLYDLRDLSLSMKYKGYVNSSSQIKASFSHDYSFIVSGSEDKYIYIWSTYHDLSKFTSVRRDRNDFWEGIKAHNAVVTSAIFAPQPGLIVPQESAADKPEAECKSLDSTDSETIPSGALKTDHTEVLLSADFTGAIKVFINVKKY from the exons GTCACCTGCAAAGTTTGTACTTCCCTCACCCAAG CTTGTACAGAGGTCTCCAAACACTGTAGACGAGGATAGCAGCGAATCTACTCCGGCAGCTGCCATTCAGCAAGATGACTCTCTTCAG ATCATTGACAGTATTATAGAAGAGAGTCAAAAGGGAAGTGTTGGTGAGGTGGCTCAGCTGCTAGATAAGCTTAATGTTGATGTAAAAGCGGAGCCGGAGCCAGTGGAAGAGAGTGAAGCTCAGGATGTTCCTGTAGAGCGAGTGGAGGCAGGCGAGCTGcctgtggagagaggggaggaacaAATACAAGGTGCAGAGACAAATGGTGCATGCTCAGATGCTGGACCTGAACCCGAACCCCTGGACATCCCAGATCCCACAGGAGCCTCACAGGAGTGTGTTCAGCCTCCAGATATTACCAGCGCTTTAGGGCAGCCTGATGGGGCACGCACAGGTCCAGAGGTGGAGCCTAGACCTGCTGACCTATTAGAGCAGGTTTCTCTCTCAGACCATCCAGTAGACTCTGATCCATCTGGGCCCTCTAAACCTCCACGACAGTTCACAGTTGAGCCGGACATTGTAGCTAGCACCAAGAAGCCTCCTCCCTCGCGTCCACCACCTCCCAGCGGTGGTCCACCGCCTCGGCCGCCCCCGCCATCCAGACAAACTCTGCCTTCAAAAAAGTCTCAGGAATCTCTAAGGCCAAGTGGACTTGAGG tgtctgcagtgagCCCTATCAGTCCTGAAGTCCTAGAGCCCTCTGGCCTGTTGTCTCCCAGCAGTACAGTGAGGAGTCTGACCAAAGACCTGCAGCATTCTCTAGATTTAGCCAGTGCCACAAGTGGGGACAAGGTGGTCACAGCACAG gAAAATGAGGATGAACAGCCTTGCTCTCAAAGTGGAAGTCCATCCCAAGGCCCTCAGCGTCCACGCTCAAACTCTGGAAGAGAATTGACTGATGag GAAATCCTGGCCAGTGTGATGATCAAGAATCTGGATACTGGAGAGGAAATTCCTTTAATCCAGGCAGAGGAGAAACTACCAGCTGGAATCAACCCACTCACTCTGCACATCATGAGGAGGACCAAGGAGTACATCAC AAATGATGCTGCACAGTCAGATGATGATGACAAACCATCAGCTCCAATGACAGATACGGATGGAGggaaactgaaacagaaaac AACTCAGTTAAAGAAATTCCTGGGCAAGTCTGTGAAGAAAGCCAAACATCTTGCAGAAGAATATGGAGAGAAGGCTGTGAACAAAGTTAAAAGTGTGCGTGATGAAG TGTTTCACACAGACCAGGATGACCCGTCCTCCAGTGACGATGAGGGAATGCCGTACACTCGACCTGCCAAATTTAAGGCTGCACACAGCTTAAAGGGACCCTTTGACTTTGATCAGATTAAAGTTGTGCAGGATCTCAGTGGAGAACACATG GGTGCTGTTTGGACCATGAAGTTTTCTCACTGTGGGAGGCTGCTAGCAACTGCAGGACAGGATAATGTAGTTCGTATTTGGGTGCTAAAAACAGCGTTTGACTATTTTCATAACATGAGAATAAAGTACAATACTGAAG GTCGTGTTTCACCCTCTCCGTCTCAGGAAAGCCTATGCTCTTCTAAATCAGACACAGAACAAGCT GCGAGTTGTGTCCCAGAAGACCCAGAAACAGATGACAGGAGTGCTCCTTTCCGTCAGGTTCCCTTTTGCAAGTACAAAGGTCACACAGCTGATCTATTAGACCTGTCCTGGTCAAAG AACTTTTTCTTACTTTCTTCGTCCATGGATAAAACAGTAAGATTATGGCACATATCGAGGAGAGaatgtttgtgctgttttcaaCACATAGATTTTGTTACCGCCATAGCTTTCCATCCAAGA GATGACCGATATTTCCTTAGTGGTTCTCTTGATGGAAAGCTGcgactatggaacattcctgaTAAAAAAGTGGCTTTGTGGAATGAGGTTGATGGTCAGACTCGCCTCATCACTGCAGCCAACTTCTGTCAAAACGGAAAGTACGCAGTGATTGGCACTTACGATGGCCGATGCATTTTTTATGACACAGAG CGCTTAAAATACCACACACAAATTCATGTGAGGTCAACAAGAGGCAGAAATAAAGTGGGGCGCAAAATCACAGGAATTGAACCTTTACCTGGAGAGAACAAG ATTTTGGTGACCTCCAATGATTCCCGCATTCGCCTTTATGACCTGAGGGACTTGTCTTTGTCCATGAAATATAAAGGTTATGTCAACAGCAGCAGCCAGATCAAGGCTAGCTTTAG CCACGACTACTCATTCATTGTGAGTGGCTCAGAGGATAAATACATCTATATATGGAGCACTTACCATGACCTGAGCAAATTCACCTCTGTACGTCGTGACCGCAATGACTTCTGGGAAGGAATCAAAG CACACAATGCAGTGGTCACCTCAGCCATTTTCGCACCTCAGCCGGGGCTTATTGTCCCACAGGAGAGCGCTGCAGACAAGCCTGAAGCCGAGTGCAAAAGTCTGGACTCCACAGACTCTGAGACCATACCCTCAG GTGCCCTTAAAACAGATCACACTGAGGTTTTGCTTTCGGCAGACTTCACTGGAGCCATCAAGGTTTTCATCAATGTCAAAAAGTACTGA